From one Cyprinus carpio isolate SPL01 chromosome B3, ASM1834038v1, whole genome shotgun sequence genomic stretch:
- the LOC109058214 gene encoding ubiquitin carboxyl-terminal hydrolase 7 isoform X1 codes for MNHHHSQQQQQKAGEQQLSEPEDMEMEAGDPDDPPRIPQNPVINGNVAMADGHNNTEEDMEDDTSWRSEATFRFVVERFSRLSESVLSPPCFVRNLPWKIMVMPRFYPDRPHQKSVGFFLQCNAESDSTSWSCHAQAMLKIINYKDDEKSFSRRISHLFFHKENDWGFSNFMSWSDVTDPERGFVEDDKVTFEVYVQADAPHGVAWDSKKHTGYVGLKNQGATCYMNSLLQTLFFTNQLRRAVYMMPTEGDDSSKSVPLALQRVFYELQHSDKPVGTKKLTKSFGWETLDSFMQHDVQELCRVLLDNVENKMKGTCVEGTIPKLFRGKMVSYIQCKHVDYRSERIEDYYDIQLSIKGKKNIFESFKDYVAVEQLDGDNKYDAGEHGLQDAEKGVKFLTFPPILHLQLMRFMYDPQTDQNIKINDRFEFPEQLPLDEFLQKPDVKDPANYILHAVLVHSGDNHGGHYVVYLNPKGDGKVSVIAPIWCKFDDDVVSRCTKEEAIEHNYGGHDDDLSVRHCTNAYMLVYIRESKLSEVLQPVTDVDIPQQLVERLQEEKRVEAQKRKERQEAHLYMQVQMVTEDQFCGHQGNDMYDEEKVKYTVFKVLKSSTLAEFVQNLSQTMGFPQDQMRLWPMQARSNGTKRPAMLDYEADCNKSMIDLSDNENPWTIFLETVDPEMAASGATLPKFDKDHDVMLFLKMYDPKTRSLNYCGHIYTPISCKIRGLLPVMCERAGFQQGTSLILYEEVKPNLTERIQDYDVSLDKALDELMDGDIIVFQKDDPENETSELPTAKDYFRDLYHRVDVIFCDKTIHNDPGFVVTLSNRMNYFQVAKTVAQRLNTDPMLLQFFKSQGYRDGPGNPLRHNYEGTLRDLLQFFKPRQPKKLYYQQLKMKITDFENRRSFKAIWLNSMFREEEITLYPDKHGCVRDLLEECKKAVELSDKGSEKLRLLEIVSYKIIGVHQEDELLECLSPAASRTFRIEEIPLDQVDLDKENEMLIPVAHFHKEVFGTFGIPFLLKIRQGEPFREVMKRIQSMLDIQEKEFEKFKFAIVMMGRHQYINEEDYEVNLKDFEPQPGNMSHPRPWLGLDHFNKAPKRGRYTYLEKAIKIHNFTPSPHCNRPY; via the exons ATGAACCACCATcacagccagcagcagcagcagaaagccGGCGAGCAGCAGCTCAGCGAGCCCGAGGACATGGAGATGGAGG ctGGGGACCCAGATGATCCTCCAAGAATTCCCCAGAATCCAGTCATCAATGGGAACGTGGCTATGGCAGATGGACACAACAACACAGAGGAGGACATGGAGGATG acacaAGCTGGCGCTCGGAAGCCACTTTCCGCTTTGTGGTGGAGCGCTTTAGCAGGCTGAGTGAGTCTGTTCTCAGCCCACCCTGCTTCGTAAGAAATCTGCCCTGGAAGATCATGGTGATGCCGCGCTTTTACCCAGACAGACCTCACCAGAAGAGTGTTGGATTCTTCCTTCAGTGCAATGCTGAGTCAGACTCTAC GTCCTGGTCATGTCATGCTCAAGCCATGCTCAAAATAATCAACTACAAAGACGATGAGAAATCCTTTAGCCGCCGCATTAGTCACCTGTTCTTCCACAAGGAAAACGATTGGGGGTTTTCCAACTTCATGTCATGGAGT GATGTGACTGATCCAGAACGGGGCTTTGTGGAGGATGATAAGGTCACTTTTGAGGTCTACGTTCAAGCTGATGCGCCTCACGGTGTGGC CTGGGATTCTAAGAAACACACTGGTTATGTGGGGTTGAAGAATCAAGGAGCCACGTGTTACATGAACAGCTTACTACAGACTCTCTTCTTCACAAACCAGCTTCGACGG GCGGTTTATATGATGCCTACTGAGGGAGATGATTCCTCTAAAAGTGTTCCCCTCGCCCTGCAGAGGGTGTTCTATGAGCTCCAACACAGCGATAAGCCTGTTGGGACAAAGAAGCTGACTAAGTCTTTTGG ATGGGAGACTTTAGACAGTTTCATGCAGCATGATGTACAGGAACTGTGCCGAGTG CTGTTGGACAATGTGGAGAACAAGATGAAAGGAACTTGTGTGGAGGGCACAATCCCAAAGCTCTTCCGGGGGAAGATGGTG TCCTACATCCAGTGTAAGCATGTCGACTATCGGTCAGAAAGAATAGAGGATTACTACGACATCCAACTCAgcataaaaggaaagaaaaaca TCTTTGAGTCATTCAAGGATTATGTGGCAGTGGAACAGCTGGATGGGGATAACAAATATGATGCGGGGGAGCATGGTCTACAG GATGCAGAGAAGGGTGTAAAGTTCCTGACCTTCCCTCCTATTCTGCACCTACAGCTCATGAGGTTCATGTACGACCCTCAGACTGACCAAAATATTAAGATAAATGACAG GTTTGAATTCCCAGAGCAGTTACCTCTGGATGAGTTTCTGCAGAAGCCAGATGTTAAAGACCCGGCCAACTACATTCTCCATGCCGTGTTGGTGCACAGTGGAGACAACCACGGGGGTCACTACGTCGTCTACCTTAATCCTAAAGGAGACGGCAAAGTGAGTGTCATCGCACCAATA TGGTGTAAATTTGATGACGATGTCGTTTCACGGTGCACTAAAGAAGAGGCCATTGAACACAATTACGGTGGTCATGATGACGACTTGTCAGTGCGTCACTGTACCAACGCTTACATGTTGGTGTACATCAGAGAGTCCAAGCTCA GTGAGGTCTTGCAGCCGGTCACTGACGTGGATATCCCTCAGCAGCTGGTGGAGAGGCTGCAGGAGGAGAAGAGGGTGGAAGCCcagaagagaaaagagaggcAGGAGGCTCACCTTTACATGCAAGTACAG ATGGTGACGGAAGACCAGTTCTGCGGGCATCAGGGCAATGACATGTATGATGAAGAGAAAGTAAAATACACAGTGTTCAAAGTTCTGAAGAGCTCCACTCTGGCTGAGTTTGTTCAGAACCTCTCACAGACCATG GGTTTCCCACAGGACCAGATGAGACTGTGGCCAATGCAGGCCAGAAGCAACGGCACTAAACGGCCGGCCATGTTGGATTATGAAGCAGATTGCAACAAGTCT ATGATCGACTTGAGCGATAACGAGAATCCATGGACAATATTTCTGGAAACTGTAGATCCAGAAATGGCCGCTAGCGGTGCAACGTTACCCAAGTTCGACAAAGACC ATGATGTTATGTTGTTCTTGAAGATGTATGATCCAAAAACCAGAAGCTTAAATTATTGTGGACATATCTACACACCTATATCCTGTAAAATAC GAGGCTTGCTGCCCGTTATGTGTGAAAGAGCAGGGTTTCAGCAGGGAACTAGCCTTATCCTCTATGAG GAAGTTAAACCGAATTTAACAGAGCGAATACAAGACTATGACGTCTCCCTGGACAAGGCTCTGGATGAGCTGATGGATGGAGACATAATTGTGTTCCAGAA GGATGATCCTGAAAATGAAACCAGTGAGCTGCCTACTGCAAAAGACTACTTCAGAGACCTGTACCACCGTGTAGATGTCATCTTCTGTGACAAGACCATTCACAATGACCCAGGCTTTGTTGTGACACTGTCGAACCGGATGAACTACTTCCAG gtGGCAAAGACTGTTGCGCAGAGGTTAAATACTGACCCCATGCTCCTACAGTTCTTCAAGTCACAGGG GTACAGAGACGGCCCTGGCAACCCACTCAGGCACAACTATGAAGGCACTCTCAGAGACCTGCTGCAGTTTTTCAAGCCCCGGCAGCCTAAGAAGCTGTACTACCAGCAG CTCAAGATGAAGATCACAGACTTTGAGAACAGGAGGAGTTTCAAAGCCATTTGGCTCAACAGTATGTTTCGAGAGGAG GAGATCACACTATACCCTGACAAGCATGGCTGTGTTCGGGACCTTCTGGAGGAATGTAAAAAGGCAGTGGAGCTGTCCGACAAAGGCTCAGAGAAGCTGAG GCTGTTAGAAATTGTCAGCTACAAAATTATTGGGGTTCACCAGGAAGATGAATTGCTAGAATGTTTATCTCCTGCAGCCAGTCGAACGTTCAGAATAGAG GAAATCCCTCTCGACCAGGTGGACCTGGACAAGGAGAATGAAATGCTGATTCCAGTTGCACATTTCCACAAGGAAGTCTTTGGCACATTCGGAATTCCCTTTTTGCTCAAGATCCGTCAG GGGGAACCCTTCAGAGAAGTGATGAAGAGAATTCAGAGCATGCTTGACATTCAGGAGAAAGAGTTTGAGAAA ttcaaGTTTGCAATCGTGATGATGGGCCGGCATCAGTATATTAATGAGGAAGACTACGAGGTGAATCTGAAAGACTTTGAGCCACAGCCAG GGAACATGTCGCACCCGAGGCCTTGGTTAGGGCTCGACCACTTCAACAAAGCTCCAAAGAGAGGTCGCTACACGTATCTGGAAAAAGCGATCAAGATTCACAACTTTACACCAAGCCCCCACTGTAACCGACCATACTAA
- the LOC109058214 gene encoding ubiquitin carboxyl-terminal hydrolase 7 isoform X2, producing the protein MSQLFGRTSPCSRAEWRGSGDPDDPPRIPQNPVINGNVAMADGHNNTEEDMEDDTSWRSEATFRFVVERFSRLSESVLSPPCFVRNLPWKIMVMPRFYPDRPHQKSVGFFLQCNAESDSTSWSCHAQAMLKIINYKDDEKSFSRRISHLFFHKENDWGFSNFMSWSDVTDPERGFVEDDKVTFEVYVQADAPHGVAWDSKKHTGYVGLKNQGATCYMNSLLQTLFFTNQLRRAVYMMPTEGDDSSKSVPLALQRVFYELQHSDKPVGTKKLTKSFGWETLDSFMQHDVQELCRVLLDNVENKMKGTCVEGTIPKLFRGKMVSYIQCKHVDYRSERIEDYYDIQLSIKGKKNIFESFKDYVAVEQLDGDNKYDAGEHGLQDAEKGVKFLTFPPILHLQLMRFMYDPQTDQNIKINDRFEFPEQLPLDEFLQKPDVKDPANYILHAVLVHSGDNHGGHYVVYLNPKGDGKVSVIAPIWCKFDDDVVSRCTKEEAIEHNYGGHDDDLSVRHCTNAYMLVYIRESKLSEVLQPVTDVDIPQQLVERLQEEKRVEAQKRKERQEAHLYMQVQMVTEDQFCGHQGNDMYDEEKVKYTVFKVLKSSTLAEFVQNLSQTMGFPQDQMRLWPMQARSNGTKRPAMLDYEADCNKSMIDLSDNENPWTIFLETVDPEMAASGATLPKFDKDHDVMLFLKMYDPKTRSLNYCGHIYTPISCKIRGLLPVMCERAGFQQGTSLILYEEVKPNLTERIQDYDVSLDKALDELMDGDIIVFQKDDPENETSELPTAKDYFRDLYHRVDVIFCDKTIHNDPGFVVTLSNRMNYFQVAKTVAQRLNTDPMLLQFFKSQGYRDGPGNPLRHNYEGTLRDLLQFFKPRQPKKLYYQQLKMKITDFENRRSFKAIWLNSMFREEEITLYPDKHGCVRDLLEECKKAVELSDKGSEKLRLLEIVSYKIIGVHQEDELLECLSPAASRTFRIEEIPLDQVDLDKENEMLIPVAHFHKEVFGTFGIPFLLKIRQGEPFREVMKRIQSMLDIQEKEFEKFKFAIVMMGRHQYINEEDYEVNLKDFEPQPGNMSHPRPWLGLDHFNKAPKRGRYTYLEKAIKIHNFTPSPHCNRPY; encoded by the exons ATGAGCCAGTTATTTGGACGAACGAGCCCGTGTTCACGTGCAGAATGGAGAGGAT ctGGGGACCCAGATGATCCTCCAAGAATTCCCCAGAATCCAGTCATCAATGGGAACGTGGCTATGGCAGATGGACACAACAACACAGAGGAGGACATGGAGGATG acacaAGCTGGCGCTCGGAAGCCACTTTCCGCTTTGTGGTGGAGCGCTTTAGCAGGCTGAGTGAGTCTGTTCTCAGCCCACCCTGCTTCGTAAGAAATCTGCCCTGGAAGATCATGGTGATGCCGCGCTTTTACCCAGACAGACCTCACCAGAAGAGTGTTGGATTCTTCCTTCAGTGCAATGCTGAGTCAGACTCTAC GTCCTGGTCATGTCATGCTCAAGCCATGCTCAAAATAATCAACTACAAAGACGATGAGAAATCCTTTAGCCGCCGCATTAGTCACCTGTTCTTCCACAAGGAAAACGATTGGGGGTTTTCCAACTTCATGTCATGGAGT GATGTGACTGATCCAGAACGGGGCTTTGTGGAGGATGATAAGGTCACTTTTGAGGTCTACGTTCAAGCTGATGCGCCTCACGGTGTGGC CTGGGATTCTAAGAAACACACTGGTTATGTGGGGTTGAAGAATCAAGGAGCCACGTGTTACATGAACAGCTTACTACAGACTCTCTTCTTCACAAACCAGCTTCGACGG GCGGTTTATATGATGCCTACTGAGGGAGATGATTCCTCTAAAAGTGTTCCCCTCGCCCTGCAGAGGGTGTTCTATGAGCTCCAACACAGCGATAAGCCTGTTGGGACAAAGAAGCTGACTAAGTCTTTTGG ATGGGAGACTTTAGACAGTTTCATGCAGCATGATGTACAGGAACTGTGCCGAGTG CTGTTGGACAATGTGGAGAACAAGATGAAAGGAACTTGTGTGGAGGGCACAATCCCAAAGCTCTTCCGGGGGAAGATGGTG TCCTACATCCAGTGTAAGCATGTCGACTATCGGTCAGAAAGAATAGAGGATTACTACGACATCCAACTCAgcataaaaggaaagaaaaaca TCTTTGAGTCATTCAAGGATTATGTGGCAGTGGAACAGCTGGATGGGGATAACAAATATGATGCGGGGGAGCATGGTCTACAG GATGCAGAGAAGGGTGTAAAGTTCCTGACCTTCCCTCCTATTCTGCACCTACAGCTCATGAGGTTCATGTACGACCCTCAGACTGACCAAAATATTAAGATAAATGACAG GTTTGAATTCCCAGAGCAGTTACCTCTGGATGAGTTTCTGCAGAAGCCAGATGTTAAAGACCCGGCCAACTACATTCTCCATGCCGTGTTGGTGCACAGTGGAGACAACCACGGGGGTCACTACGTCGTCTACCTTAATCCTAAAGGAGACGGCAAAGTGAGTGTCATCGCACCAATA TGGTGTAAATTTGATGACGATGTCGTTTCACGGTGCACTAAAGAAGAGGCCATTGAACACAATTACGGTGGTCATGATGACGACTTGTCAGTGCGTCACTGTACCAACGCTTACATGTTGGTGTACATCAGAGAGTCCAAGCTCA GTGAGGTCTTGCAGCCGGTCACTGACGTGGATATCCCTCAGCAGCTGGTGGAGAGGCTGCAGGAGGAGAAGAGGGTGGAAGCCcagaagagaaaagagaggcAGGAGGCTCACCTTTACATGCAAGTACAG ATGGTGACGGAAGACCAGTTCTGCGGGCATCAGGGCAATGACATGTATGATGAAGAGAAAGTAAAATACACAGTGTTCAAAGTTCTGAAGAGCTCCACTCTGGCTGAGTTTGTTCAGAACCTCTCACAGACCATG GGTTTCCCACAGGACCAGATGAGACTGTGGCCAATGCAGGCCAGAAGCAACGGCACTAAACGGCCGGCCATGTTGGATTATGAAGCAGATTGCAACAAGTCT ATGATCGACTTGAGCGATAACGAGAATCCATGGACAATATTTCTGGAAACTGTAGATCCAGAAATGGCCGCTAGCGGTGCAACGTTACCCAAGTTCGACAAAGACC ATGATGTTATGTTGTTCTTGAAGATGTATGATCCAAAAACCAGAAGCTTAAATTATTGTGGACATATCTACACACCTATATCCTGTAAAATAC GAGGCTTGCTGCCCGTTATGTGTGAAAGAGCAGGGTTTCAGCAGGGAACTAGCCTTATCCTCTATGAG GAAGTTAAACCGAATTTAACAGAGCGAATACAAGACTATGACGTCTCCCTGGACAAGGCTCTGGATGAGCTGATGGATGGAGACATAATTGTGTTCCAGAA GGATGATCCTGAAAATGAAACCAGTGAGCTGCCTACTGCAAAAGACTACTTCAGAGACCTGTACCACCGTGTAGATGTCATCTTCTGTGACAAGACCATTCACAATGACCCAGGCTTTGTTGTGACACTGTCGAACCGGATGAACTACTTCCAG gtGGCAAAGACTGTTGCGCAGAGGTTAAATACTGACCCCATGCTCCTACAGTTCTTCAAGTCACAGGG GTACAGAGACGGCCCTGGCAACCCACTCAGGCACAACTATGAAGGCACTCTCAGAGACCTGCTGCAGTTTTTCAAGCCCCGGCAGCCTAAGAAGCTGTACTACCAGCAG CTCAAGATGAAGATCACAGACTTTGAGAACAGGAGGAGTTTCAAAGCCATTTGGCTCAACAGTATGTTTCGAGAGGAG GAGATCACACTATACCCTGACAAGCATGGCTGTGTTCGGGACCTTCTGGAGGAATGTAAAAAGGCAGTGGAGCTGTCCGACAAAGGCTCAGAGAAGCTGAG GCTGTTAGAAATTGTCAGCTACAAAATTATTGGGGTTCACCAGGAAGATGAATTGCTAGAATGTTTATCTCCTGCAGCCAGTCGAACGTTCAGAATAGAG GAAATCCCTCTCGACCAGGTGGACCTGGACAAGGAGAATGAAATGCTGATTCCAGTTGCACATTTCCACAAGGAAGTCTTTGGCACATTCGGAATTCCCTTTTTGCTCAAGATCCGTCAG GGGGAACCCTTCAGAGAAGTGATGAAGAGAATTCAGAGCATGCTTGACATTCAGGAGAAAGAGTTTGAGAAA ttcaaGTTTGCAATCGTGATGATGGGCCGGCATCAGTATATTAATGAGGAAGACTACGAGGTGAATCTGAAAGACTTTGAGCCACAGCCAG GGAACATGTCGCACCCGAGGCCTTGGTTAGGGCTCGACCACTTCAACAAAGCTCCAAAGAGAGGTCGCTACACGTATCTGGAAAAAGCGATCAAGATTCACAACTTTACACCAAGCCCCCACTGTAACCGACCATACTAA